In one window of Meiothermus sp. DNA:
- the mreD gene encoding rod shape-determining protein MreD, which translates to MRIILIAVSAFLLQGFVSGLLGDSFTPPDLIYLATLLLVASISPYVGLPLAFALGLLQDLLSAGYPGLHAVGLLFAAYAYYRLSRLVHWDELAGQVVILGGSFVAKWLGILLVAYWLRLSNFNPLTLWSVILPEMLLTLLIAPFVIRLSQQLFAVRSK; encoded by the coding sequence ATGCGAATTATTCTAATTGCAGTTTCGGCTTTTCTCCTCCAGGGCTTTGTTTCTGGGTTGCTGGGCGATAGCTTTACACCCCCCGATTTGATTTATCTGGCCACCCTGTTACTGGTGGCTTCAATATCGCCTTATGTGGGCTTGCCTCTGGCCTTTGCCCTAGGGTTGCTGCAAGACCTGCTTTCGGCAGGGTATCCAGGATTGCATGCGGTGGGACTGCTATTTGCCGCCTATGCTTACTACCGTCTTTCGCGGCTGGTACATTGGGACGAGTTGGCCGGGCAGGTCGTCATTCTGGGGGGCAGCTTCGTAGCCAAGTGGTTGGGTATCTTGCTGGTAGCCTACTGGTTGCGGCTCTCCAACTTCAATCCTCTCACGCTGTGGTCGGTTATTCTACCGGAGATGCTGCTGACCCTTCTGATCGCGCCTTTCGTTATCCGACTCTCTCAGCAGCTTTTTGCAGTTCGCAGCAAATAG
- a CDS encoding dipeptidase encodes MIVDAHLDLAHNVVDLGRNLTLPLAELRQQDTHPDVPVVTLPALREGQVGICFATLWVDPRKYTDPESAHQHALRQLEVYLRWEEQGWIRILRDQASLQRHLALWPEDRVTALVILIEGAECIREPGEVGFWKAQGVRLIGPAWNRTRYSGGTREPGGLSELGFELMHAMDENRLALDFSHMDEQALWQALEVFEGSVCATHSNPRALLGGEEPPFANRHLSDAMIRAIGQRGGVIGTVLFGFFLDHTWQRGTERVKLDVVGRHMAHTAALVGWDKVGIGSDFDGGFGLHENPEGLNQPADLHKVGELVPAPFRQGVLGQNWLRWLQGVLPF; translated from the coding sequence ATGATCGTAGACGCCCATCTCGACCTGGCCCACAACGTAGTAGACCTGGGGCGCAACCTCACCCTGCCGCTGGCGGAGCTGCGCCAACAGGACACCCATCCCGATGTGCCGGTCGTGACCCTGCCAGCCTTACGGGAAGGCCAGGTCGGCATCTGTTTCGCCACCCTCTGGGTGGATCCGCGCAAGTACACCGACCCAGAGAGTGCTCACCAGCATGCCCTGCGGCAACTCGAGGTGTATCTGCGCTGGGAAGAACAGGGGTGGATTCGCATTCTGCGCGACCAGGCCAGCCTGCAAAGGCATCTGGCGTTGTGGCCGGAGGACCGCGTGACCGCCCTGGTCATCCTGATCGAGGGCGCCGAGTGCATCCGCGAACCAGGCGAGGTGGGGTTCTGGAAGGCCCAGGGGGTGCGGCTCATCGGCCCTGCCTGGAACCGCACCCGCTACTCGGGCGGCACCCGTGAACCCGGCGGCCTGAGCGAGCTGGGATTCGAACTGATGCACGCCATGGACGAGAACCGCCTGGCCCTGGACTTCTCCCACATGGACGAACAGGCCCTCTGGCAGGCCCTAGAGGTATTTGAGGGGTCAGTTTGCGCTACCCACAGCAACCCTCGGGCCTTGCTGGGGGGCGAAGAGCCCCCTTTTGCCAACCGCCACCTGAGCGATGCCATGATCCGGGCCATCGGGCAGCGGGGCGGGGTAATTGGCACGGTCTTGTTTGGGTTTTTCCTGGATCACACCTGGCAGCGGGGCACCGAGCGGGTGAAGCTGGACGTCGTCGGACGGCACATGGCCCACACCGCTGCCTTGGTTGGCTGGGACAAGGTGGGCATCGGCTCCGACTTCGATGGCGGTTTTGGTCTGCACGAAAACCCCGAGGGCCTTAACCAGCCGGCCGACCTGCACAAAGTCGGTGAACTGGTTCCCGCACCTTTCCGACAAGGGGTGCTGGGCCAGAACTGGCTGCGTTGGTTGCAAGGCGTCTTGCCATTTTGA
- a CDS encoding peroxiredoxin: MKLKTGDPAPLIRVQDAFGKTIDLAELVQQGRYIVLWFYPKASSPGCTAQGKQYAELYETFRQLGAEVFGVSADPASAQCSFIDQLALKGGMIPDRSGSLGRAFGVGGWLGFGLLLGMYNRDTILINPQGRIEKIWRNVNPFQDAKVVLQYLKSKAGAALAQPGLNQT, encoded by the coding sequence ATGAAGTTGAAGACCGGTGACCCAGCTCCACTGATCCGGGTGCAGGATGCTTTTGGCAAAACCATAGACCTGGCCGAACTGGTGCAGCAGGGGCGCTACATTGTACTATGGTTTTACCCTAAAGCCAGTTCCCCGGGCTGTACGGCCCAGGGGAAACAGTACGCCGAACTGTACGAAACCTTCAGGCAGCTTGGTGCAGAGGTGTTTGGTGTAAGTGCCGACCCGGCTTCGGCCCAGTGCAGCTTTATTGACCAACTGGCGCTCAAAGGCGGCATGATTCCCGACCGGTCTGGCTCTTTGGGGCGTGCGTTTGGGGTGGGGGGGTGGCTCGGTTTTGGTCTGCTGCTGGGCATGTACAACCGCGACACCATCCTGATCAACCCCCAGGGCCGGATCGAAAAAATCTGGCGCAACGTCAACCCCTTCCAAGACGCCAAGGTGGTGCTGCAATACCTGAAGTCGAAAGCGGGCGCTGCTCTTGCCCAGCCCGGACTTAACCAAACTTGA
- a CDS encoding penicillin-binding transpeptidase domain-containing protein gives MNSRVWILLGLFYLILMLFVGRLWQLQVVQYEQYATRSQGNYLRTETSLAPRGRILDRNGQVIATNRLAVDLIYLGGEVHFKERILALAGLKELPKVEREPQELMVNIPEVLIPTLAELAAGEPNLKLLERIERVYPNPIAGPVIGYTALPTQEQLQEGYDPEELVGAAGLEAALEAQLKGIKGVVLAEVNARGQRVRYEELKEPQAGTDVYLTLDLNLQRAAEQALREGVEDINRIRLRNGLPLARQAKGAIVALDPRNGEVLAMATAPAFDPNLFGRRPRPNDKIRELFADKDRPTLNRAVNAYPPGSTYKLATSSLALESGYVTSNTAFRCSPYIVFGGIRRNWARVDMGMMTVKEAIAQSCNTWYYQVAMLDPIGMVDKLHKRALELGVGRSTGLEIGEQTGIVPTLQWKRQNIPKDPRWWPGETLSIAIGQGYNKATPVQIARMLATIAQSGQQPELHLVRRIGNQEVRRPTTFVPGRYWNELQEGLRKTVTWGTARHVLGNFPVATAGKTGTAQNETLTPGLEHAWYMGYGPVDPSDPRPPLVVVAFFENGGEGSGVALPAVRKVMAAYWKVGQSFAAR, from the coding sequence GTGAACAGCCGTGTCTGGATCCTGCTGGGGCTTTTCTACCTCATACTGATGCTGTTTGTGGGGCGGCTGTGGCAGTTACAGGTGGTGCAGTACGAGCAGTATGCCACCCGCAGCCAGGGCAACTACCTTCGTACCGAAACCTCGCTAGCCCCCAGGGGGCGCATTCTGGATCGAAACGGGCAGGTAATCGCCACCAACCGACTGGCGGTGGATTTGATTTATTTGGGTGGGGAAGTACATTTCAAGGAGCGCATTCTGGCGCTGGCCGGGCTCAAGGAACTGCCCAAGGTGGAGCGGGAGCCGCAGGAGCTGATGGTCAATATTCCAGAGGTACTGATTCCCACCCTGGCCGAGCTGGCCGCCGGGGAACCCAATCTGAAGCTTCTGGAGCGTATCGAGCGGGTTTACCCCAACCCCATCGCGGGGCCGGTGATTGGATATACTGCGCTGCCCACCCAGGAACAGCTCCAGGAGGGCTACGACCCCGAGGAACTGGTGGGAGCGGCGGGCCTCGAGGCGGCCCTGGAAGCCCAGCTCAAGGGCATCAAGGGTGTGGTGCTGGCCGAGGTGAATGCCCGGGGCCAGCGGGTGCGCTACGAGGAACTCAAAGAACCGCAGGCCGGCACCGATGTGTACCTGACCCTCGACCTGAACCTGCAACGGGCTGCCGAGCAGGCGCTACGGGAGGGGGTGGAGGACATCAACCGCATCCGCCTTCGCAATGGGCTTCCGCTGGCCCGCCAGGCCAAGGGGGCCATCGTGGCCCTCGACCCGCGCAACGGCGAGGTACTGGCCATGGCCACTGCCCCCGCCTTCGACCCCAACCTGTTTGGCCGCAGACCGCGCCCCAACGACAAAATCCGCGAACTGTTTGCCGACAAAGACCGGCCTACCCTGAACCGGGCGGTGAATGCCTATCCACCGGGCTCTACCTACAAACTGGCGACCTCGAGCCTGGCCCTGGAAAGCGGCTATGTCACCAGCAACACCGCTTTCCGCTGTAGCCCCTACATCGTTTTTGGCGGCATTCGCCGCAACTGGGCCCGGGTGGACATGGGCATGATGACCGTCAAGGAAGCCATCGCACAAAGCTGCAACACCTGGTACTACCAGGTGGCCATGCTCGACCCCATCGGCATGGTGGACAAACTCCACAAGCGGGCGCTGGAACTGGGGGTAGGCCGCTCGACCGGGCTGGAAATCGGCGAGCAAACCGGCATTGTGCCCACCCTGCAATGGAAGCGCCAGAACATTCCTAAAGACCCCCGCTGGTGGCCGGGCGAGACCCTTTCGATTGCCATCGGGCAGGGATACAACAAGGCCACCCCTGTTCAGATTGCCCGTATGCTCGCTACCATTGCCCAGAGCGGTCAGCAACCTGAGCTACACCTGGTTCGCCGGATTGGTAATCAAGAGGTAAGGCGGCCCACTACTTTTGTGCCGGGGCGCTACTGGAATGAACTACAGGAAGGACTGCGCAAAACCGTCACCTGGGGTACCGCGCGGCATGTGCTGGGCAATTTTCCCGTAGCCACCGCAGGCAAGACCGGTACTGCCCAGAACGAAACACTCACCCCCGGCCTCGAGCACGCCTGGTATATGGGCTACGGCCCGGTAGACCCCAGTGACCCCCGGCCCCCGCTGGTGGTAGTGGCCTTCTTCGAGAACGGAGGCGAGGGCAGTGGGGTAGCCCTGCCCGCTGTGCGCAAGGTCATGGCTGCTTACTGGAAAGTGGGGCAGAGTTTCGCGGCCCGCTAG
- a CDS encoding peroxiredoxin translates to MKLLWFLLLLLAPVLALAPGDPVSLPKVQDSFGKPVDLAATAREGKYLLFWFYPKASSPGCTAQGKRYAELYGEFEKLGVEIFGVSADPAADQCAFIEQMALKGAMLPDRDGTLARLFKVGGIFGFYNRDTILVNPRGRIERIWRNVNPFRDPDTVLAYVRELKR, encoded by the coding sequence ATGAAACTTTTGTGGTTTTTGCTTTTGCTGCTGGCCCCGGTGCTGGCGTTGGCTCCCGGTGACCCGGTGTCCTTGCCCAAAGTGCAGGACTCCTTTGGTAAGCCTGTAGACCTGGCGGCTACGGCCAGGGAGGGGAAATATCTGTTGTTCTGGTTTTATCCTAAGGCCAGCTCGCCCGGTTGCACCGCCCAGGGCAAGCGCTATGCCGAGCTTTATGGCGAGTTCGAGAAGCTGGGTGTGGAAATTTTCGGGGTAAGTGCCGACCCTGCCGCCGACCAGTGCGCCTTCATCGAGCAGATGGCACTCAAAGGGGCCATGCTGCCCGACCGGGATGGCACCCTGGCCAGGCTCTTCAAGGTGGGTGGGATTTTTGGCTTCTACAACCGCGACACCATTTTGGTTAACCCCAGGGGCCGCATCGAGCGCATCTGGCGCAACGTGAATCCCTTCCGCGACCCCGATACGGTGCTGGCGTACGTGCGTGAACTGAAGCGGTGA
- the mreC gene encoding rod shape-determining protein MreC: MSDTAIRRALLVGLLLLGVLLATLTRQSAPTLPGEFAARTAPLFGYSFRLGQNVKASLAAIFDRRDLRAEQRKMQAELQQLQQENQRLTLENRKLQATLRVQTVQGLGVVAVAPVIDDDPSGLYRRLYLGAGSAQGLRVGMPVTTASGLVGIITEVTPNNAVVRTVLDPESRVGVRLAGAPGRGIAYGAPPSMLRVEIAPEASVKPGDKVVSGALQGLYPAGITVGTVEQVLPISPGALKKVLMVRPAVQLSLLEEVQVLKPL; encoded by the coding sequence ATGAGCGATACCGCGATTCGCAGGGCTTTGCTGGTCGGCTTATTGTTGCTGGGGGTCTTGTTGGCAACCCTCACCCGGCAATCGGCCCCCACCTTGCCAGGTGAGTTTGCCGCCCGCACTGCCCCTTTGTTTGGCTATTCCTTTCGCCTGGGCCAGAATGTCAAGGCCAGCCTGGCTGCTATTTTTGACCGCCGTGACCTGCGGGCCGAACAACGTAAGATGCAAGCCGAGTTGCAACAACTCCAGCAAGAAAACCAGCGCCTGACGCTGGAAAACCGCAAGCTTCAGGCCACCCTGCGGGTACAGACTGTGCAAGGTTTGGGCGTGGTAGCGGTTGCGCCGGTGATTGACGATGATCCCTCGGGGCTTTATCGCAGGCTTTATCTGGGCGCCGGTTCAGCCCAGGGTCTGCGGGTCGGCATGCCTGTCACGACCGCCAGCGGACTGGTAGGGATCATCACCGAGGTCACACCAAACAATGCCGTGGTTCGCACGGTGCTCGACCCCGAATCGCGGGTGGGGGTACGGCTCGCAGGCGCCCCAGGGCGTGGTATTGCTTATGGTGCCCCCCCAAGCATGCTGCGGGTTGAGATTGCTCCCGAAGCCAGCGTCAAACCTGGCGACAAGGTGGTGTCGGGCGCATTGCAAGGACTTTACCCTGCCGGTATTACCGTGGGCACCGTCGAACAGGTGCTGCCCATTTCGCCCGGTGCCCTAAAAAAGGTCCTGATGGTACGGCCCGCCGTGCAGCTCTCACTGTTGGAAGAAGTGCAGGTGCTCAAGCCGCTATGA
- a CDS encoding NAD(P)/FAD-dependent oxidoreductase, whose amino-acid sequence MKVVVIGAGVGGLTTAALLAQAGLEVTVLEHHTYPGGSAGTFWHQGFRFDAGATLLAGFDEAGVFTRLERQLGVRFPVRKLAPGEPLMEVWLPDGRVVTRPVGRAHELEAQREAFGKTVLRFWTWQERRAHALWKLAQGLPFPPADLLELRRMVQQGLPWALEHLADLPGILADLLRRTGAHAPSHPSFRRFLDAQLLIASQTDAQGTYALFGAAALDLPHRGPAMPMGGMGAVPETLAEAVRQHGGRVLYRHRVEKLEVQKGRVVAVEVALGGKRRGEREVLEADLFIANLTPGDLAALIPGGSQQNPPADGWGAFMLHAVVPEDVVPPGAPYRQWAGEGDWTFVSLADAGDPLRGPAGLRVLSASVHTRLVEWRGLSKEAYQAQKQVWQKRVLRQVERLIPGFLESAVLVLGGTPRTYHFYTRRRDGWVGGYPQVHPFRTPSPRTPYSNLWRVGETIFPGQSVPAVALGGERVAALVLTRLGVIPDSVSSSPQGDELTRPKGVL is encoded by the coding sequence ATGAAAGTAGTGGTGATCGGTGCGGGGGTCGGGGGTCTTACTACCGCCGCTTTGTTGGCGCAGGCGGGCCTCGAGGTTACCGTGCTCGAGCACCACACTTACCCCGGCGGCTCGGCAGGCACCTTCTGGCACCAGGGTTTTCGCTTCGATGCAGGTGCAACCTTGCTGGCCGGTTTTGATGAGGCGGGGGTTTTTACCCGACTGGAGCGCCAGTTGGGCGTTCGTTTTCCTGTGCGCAAGCTGGCCCCGGGCGAACCTTTGATGGAGGTCTGGCTGCCGGATGGCCGGGTCGTGACCCGTCCGGTGGGTCGGGCCCACGAGTTGGAAGCACAGCGGGAGGCATTTGGCAAAACCGTGCTGCGGTTCTGGACCTGGCAAGAAAGGCGGGCTCATGCCCTGTGGAAACTGGCCCAGGGTTTGCCGTTTCCACCGGCCGACTTGCTCGAGTTGCGGCGTATGGTGCAGCAGGGGCTGCCCTGGGCACTGGAGCACCTGGCCGATTTACCGGGAATTCTGGCCGATTTGCTGCGCCGCACGGGGGCCCATGCGCCCTCTCATCCGTCATTCAGGCGCTTTCTGGATGCCCAGCTTCTGATTGCCTCTCAAACCGATGCCCAGGGCACCTACGCGCTGTTTGGAGCGGCGGCCCTGGATCTGCCCCACCGGGGCCCGGCCATGCCTATGGGGGGGATGGGCGCTGTGCCCGAGACCCTGGCCGAGGCCGTACGCCAGCACGGGGGTCGGGTGCTTTACCGCCACCGGGTGGAAAAACTGGAGGTTCAGAAGGGACGGGTTGTGGCCGTGGAAGTTGCGCTGGGTGGGAAGCGACGCGGGGAGCGAGAGGTGCTCGAGGCCGACCTCTTCATCGCCAACCTGACCCCCGGCGACCTGGCGGCCCTCATCCCCGGCGGCTCCCAGCAGAACCCACCAGCCGATGGCTGGGGGGCCTTCATGCTGCACGCTGTGGTGCCCGAGGACGTGGTTCCACCGGGCGCCCCCTACCGGCAGTGGGCGGGGGAAGGCGATTGGACGTTTGTGAGCCTGGCGGATGCCGGTGATCCTTTGCGCGGCCCGGCGGGTTTGCGGGTGTTATCGGCCTCGGTGCATACCCGGCTGGTCGAGTGGCGGGGCTTATCCAAAGAAGCCTATCAGGCCCAGAAACAAGTTTGGCAGAAACGGGTTTTGCGACAGGTAGAGCGGCTGATCCCCGGCTTCCTGGAGTCGGCAGTGCTTGTGCTGGGTGGAACCCCTCGCACCTATCACTTTTACACCCGCCGACGGGACGGCTGGGTGGGGGGGTATCCACAGGTACACCCCTTCCGCACCCCCAGCCCCAGAACGCCCTACTCCAACCTGTGGCGGGTAGGGGAGACCATCTTTCCCGGGCAGTCAGTGCCGGCGGTGGCGCTGGGGGGCGAGCGGGTGGCGGCGCTGGTTCTGACCCGACTGGGGGTAATACCAGATTCGGTTAGTTCGTCACCGCAGGGTGACGAACTAACCCGACCGAAGGGAGTGCTCTAG
- a CDS encoding sulfite exporter TauE/SafE family protein — translation MNLSSLWIGLVAGAFGGLVGLGGGIVAVPLMATFLKLTQHRAVATSLVMVVFTGLAGALTYATQGTVDWLAALLIFPSAMVTANWGARYANQLPEWRLKRVFGWYLVVVALSLLLKPYIPHVEEPLQGWLRIIPLIFTGAAAGFASGLLGVGGGTITVPIMVLLVGLEQHTAQGTSLLAMIPSALVGSYTHYRHGNLAQEYVPGLVVGILLGAFAGGLVANQLPEFWLRLVFAVVLIWTATRYIGAKPKPIVE, via the coding sequence GTGAATCTTTCTAGCCTGTGGATCGGACTGGTAGCGGGGGCCTTTGGGGGGTTGGTAGGTCTGGGCGGGGGCATTGTAGCGGTTCCGTTGATGGCCACCTTTCTTAAGCTAACCCAGCACCGAGCCGTGGCCACCAGCCTGGTTATGGTGGTATTTACCGGCCTGGCCGGGGCCCTCACCTATGCCACCCAGGGCACGGTGGACTGGCTGGCAGCCTTGCTGATTTTCCCCAGCGCTATGGTCACGGCCAACTGGGGCGCGCGCTACGCCAACCAGTTGCCGGAATGGAGACTTAAGCGGGTCTTTGGCTGGTACCTGGTGGTAGTAGCCCTGAGCCTGCTGCTTAAGCCCTATATTCCGCATGTCGAGGAGCCCCTGCAAGGCTGGCTGCGGATTATTCCTCTCATCTTTACGGGGGCGGCTGCGGGCTTTGCCTCGGGCCTGCTGGGGGTGGGGGGCGGCACCATCACGGTGCCCATTATGGTTTTGCTGGTGGGCCTCGAGCAGCACACTGCCCAGGGTACCTCCCTGCTGGCCATGATTCCCTCGGCCCTGGTTGGGTCTTATACGCACTACCGCCACGGCAACCTGGCCCAGGAGTATGTGCCGGGGCTGGTGGTGGGCATTTTGCTTGGGGCTTTTGCGGGGGGTCTGGTGGCCAACCAGCTACCTGAATTCTGGCTACGGTTAGTATTTGCAGTGGTGTTGATCTGGACGGCCACACGCTACATCGGCGCCAAACCTAAGCCGATAGTTGAATAA